Within Gilvibacter sp. SZ-19, the genomic segment GCCGTGCCTCCGGCATTTTCTCCGCCGATATGATCGGCTATGGGGTCGTTGTTATTTTCTCTGCAGACCACTATCCAACAGTCCACTCCAGCAGCTTGCATAGCTTTAGGTAGCAATGTATTAATACGTGCCTTGCGAATTTCCGGCCAGGGATTCTCTCCCCAATAGGCAACAGGATCAGCAGTGGTAGCTGTGGCTTCCGCTTGAGGTTGTTCGTTGCAACTCCAAAGCAAGAACAGAGAAAATATGGTAAGTGCTAATTTGTTTCGCATGGCCAGTTGGTTTTTCTAAGAAGCCTAAAAATACTACAGAAAACAGCAAAGACCTAATGCTTTGTTGAATAGCGGAGTGTTTATTAATGACAATTCCGAATCGGCATTCTCACTAAGCCAAAATACTCTCATGACCACTGTCTTTTACAAACAGACAGGACGAATTAGTGGCTTGGGTCATTTCTTCTACAAATTCAAAACGCAGATCGGCGTCCATACCAAAGATATTTAGGTCTGCTCGTGGGGCAGCGGGCAAGATAGCTCTGAAATTACCTACAAAGATCTCGGTCAAAGTTTCCGGTAAACGGGCTAGACTTATGAGTTGTTGCATAAAGTTTTCGGCATTCTCGCGCTGGGATTCATCGGCTATAACCATAACCAACCTGATCTTGGCTTGCCAGTTTTTCATTAGTTTGTATGCGATCAGCGTAGAAAGGTCTAGGTTCCCAATATCCCATCCCAGATTCCAGTTGTCTTTTCTACTGCTGAGCCAAACGTTTATAGTGTCTCGCTGGCCTAAGAGCGCCGTTGGATGCTGCTGATAGACCACACAACCTATTTCCAAACGAATACACTCTTTTATCACAGGCCGGAGCTCTGACTCATAATCGTCATGAGCTTGAAGGTTTAAGAACACTATGTTAGGCCTAAAGAAAGCTCCCAACAAGGCCTGGTTACCGTAGTTGACCCCTTTGGCAAATTCTGTAGTGTTAATAATGGTCCAACTAGAGAATACGTCTTTGTCTCTAAAGGATTGAGCCAGCCTTTCTAGCTGTTCTCCCATAGTGCTGCCTTCCGAGCTAGGTTCTATACCTAAGAGTTTTATGGAGCCTTTAGGATGGGCTATGTTGCGCAGGAAGTCAAAATTACCTCGCGCCCCGGTCAGGTCGCGTACCGGAACCATAAGATTGGGTTTCCAAGCACGTTGCTGCATTTTTTTCATGCCCCAAGTGTGCTTTGCTGCCCATTCCGCAAAAGATACAAAGAGGCCGGAACGCACATCTTCAAAGGGTGTTTCTAAATTCTGACGCGACAAATACCAATAGACCGCCAGAACGATACCAATGGTCACCAGGCTGATCGTCGGGTTGATGATAAACATGGCCAATACCGAGGAGATTAGCCCCAGCCAAGGGATCCATCGCCGTACTTTGAATAAGGGTCTGTAACTGATCAGGCCTAAATTTTGCTCAATGATCACCACTATATTGATCATGGCATAGGTCACTAAAAAGAACAGCGTAACCAAGGGTGCCACAGCATTGAGATTGCGCAGCAGCATAGTTGCAAAGATCAAGATACCGGTTACTATCATGGCATTTCTGGGTTGCCCATTAGCGCTTGTTCCTGCTAAGAACTTTGATTTGGGTAGTACTTGATGCTCTCCCATAGCGAACAGTATTCTAGACGAACCTACCAAAGAGGCCAGAGCCGAAGAGAAGGTTGCGCCTAATA encodes:
- a CDS encoding amino acid permease, yielding MQEANNAHKKFGTFGGVFTPTLLTILGVIMYLRMGWVVGNAGLLGAWLVIIISFLITLCTALSMSAITTNIRIGAGGAYAIISQSLGLEVGGSLGIPRYISQGLAVTMYIFGFREGWLGIFPEHNAFLVDVCVFAGLITIAYISANLAIKIQYIIMVIIIASLVSVVLAAYDGSMQIPTSEALSWGSFKGSPENGFKGSNFWLVFAVFFPAATGIMAGANMSGELKDPRSSIPKGTLWAIGVSFVIYMLLAFWLARSASETELISNYNIIIEKAYVGPLIIAGILGATFSSALASLVGSSRILFAMGEHQVLPKSKFLAGTSANGQPRNAMIVTGILIFATMLLRNLNAVAPLVTLFFLVTYAMINIVVIIEQNLGLISYRPLFKVRRWIPWLGLISSVLAMFIINPTISLVTIGIVLAVYWYLSRQNLETPFEDVRSGLFVSFAEWAAKHTWGMKKMQQRAWKPNLMVPVRDLTGARGNFDFLRNIAHPKGSIKLLGIEPSSEGSTMGEQLERLAQSFRDKDVFSSWTIINTTEFAKGVNYGNQALLGAFFRPNIVFLNLQAHDDYESELRPVIKECIRLEIGCVVYQQHPTALLGQRDTINVWLSSRKDNWNLGWDIGNLDLSTLIAYKLMKNWQAKIRLVMVIADESQRENAENFMQQLISLARLPETLTEIFVGNFRAILPAAPRADLNIFGMDADLRFEFVEEMTQATNSSCLFVKDSGHESILA